The DNA region TCGTCCGGCTCTAGCGTGGGCACTTCCACCCGTACCGTGTCAGGATATTTAAGACCAGTACCGGTATTGAGCATAACCACTTTCTCATGCGGCTTGATCCAACCGTCGGCAAGCAGCTTTTTGGCCGCCGATAGCGTAGCTGCGCCCTCGGGACAAATGAAGAGACCTTCTTTGGCCGCAATTTCGGCCTGAGCTCTCAGGATTTCTTCGTCCGAAACAGCCACCGCGCAGCCGCCCGTATTATATACTGCTTCAAGGACAAGGAAGTCGCCCAGCGCTTTGGGCACCGTGATGCCGAAAGCCACGGTAGAAGCGTTGTTCCAGAACTCGGAGGCCGGCTTCTTCTCCGCGTAAGCCTTAACAATAGGCGCACAACCTGCCGCTTGCACAGCAACCAGCCGCGGCATTTTTTCGCCGATCCAGCCAATCGCCTGCAGTTCTTTCAGTGCTTTGTAGATGCCGATCAGGCCAACTCCGCCGCCAGTAGGATAGAGGATGACGTCCGGCACTTCCCAGTTCATCTGCTCGGCGATTTCCAGGCCCATGGTCTTTTTGCCTTCAATGCGGTACGGCTCTTTCAAAGTGGAGGCATCCATCCAGCCATGTTTAGCCACTGCCCGGCCGACAATCTTGCCGGCATCGCTGATTAAACCATTGACAAGGTAGAACTGGGCGCCGGCAATGGCGCACTCGTTGCGGGTAATAGCGGGGGCGTCAACAGGCATTACAATATAGGCTTTAATGCCCGCTTTGGCGCAGTAGATGGCCCAGGCGGCTCCGGCATTGCCATTGGTGGGCATCGCCAAGGCTTTAACGCCCAATTCTTTGGCGCGGGACACACCGACAGCAGCGCCCCGGGACTTAAAGGTGCCGCTGGGAATAATGCCCTCGTCTTTCAGGTACAGATTAGGAAGGCCAATTTCGCTCCCCAGCGTGTCACAGTGAATAAGCGGCGTCATGCCCTCGCCAAGCGACACTTTATTCTTTTCGTTCGACCAGCGGCAATAGTTCGCGGTACCGCCAGAGATCAGGTTTACGCCCCGATAAGGTCGGATTTTTTAAAGTTGGCTTTGACCTTATCCAGGTCATAGCGGACCAGGAGCGGTGAGCCGCAGGCGCAAAGCTGCGTCAGTTTGTGCGGATCATAGGTTGCTCCGCATTTGGGGCATTCTAAATGGCTCATGTACATGAAAATCACTCCTTGTCATCTAAATCATGCAGGTATCCGGGCCAACAGACCGGTAGAGGCCAGTAGCCGGGAATTAGTTCCGGCGAATTTTATGACTGCGAACCTCTTCCAGGTAGTTGTAAATCGAATACCTGGAAACACCAAGTGTCGCGGCAACCTGGTCAACTGCACCTTTCACCAAAAAAACACCTTTTTCGTCCAGCTGCTTGATAATATTGAGCTTTTCCTCACGGGGCAAACTGGCGACAGGAATATGGTAATTCTCCAGAATAGACTTTATAATGCCGTTAAGAGCCTCAGAAACGTCATTGCTAAAGGTTTCCTTTACGGCGCCGGTTTCTACGGCCAGGCTTTTTTCCAGAAAATACTTCCAGGACAACATGGGCGTCAAGTCTACATTGATACACAGGCACCCGATAATATGGCCGTCATCATCGCGGACAAAGGTGGTCGACGACCGCAGCGTCTTGCCATCCCGCGTCGTTGTGCCGTAATTTAAGATATCCTTGCAATCGTCGCCGTACTTGCGCAGATTTTCCAGAACCAGGTCGGTGAGCGGCGCGCCAACCTGGCGGTTAGTAACATTTCCTACGATGTACACTACTGACTGTTCCGGCCGAGTGACGTCGTGGATCACCACCTCGCTATAAACGCCGACGGTGGCATGAATAGCGTCAGCTACCGGTAGTAGAGCCTGTAATTTGGGATGCAGTGGTTGCAAGTTTCCACCCCTTATATAGGTTAATCCACTTTTTCTTAAGAAAAATTCCACAAAAAATTACCAATTCCTTTTCCCATTTCCTAATTTTAATAAAAAATTATTAAAAAAGTTGAGAACAAAAAATAATCTAATGGTTAAAATTTAACATAATCTGCGGAAAAACACCGGCTGCTCACGACAGTTCTGCGAAATAATTATAAAATCTATTAAAAGTTTTTAACCCGCTACGGTTGACAGATAATTTTTATCTGCCTAAACTTTATTTGGGGAGAAAAATGTTGGTTTTTGCCAACACAGACAAAGGAGAGGATAAAATGTTAACCGTTGTCAACACGGCCAATGCTCCAGCCGCGATTGGACCGTACTCGCAGGCAATTAAAGTCGGAAATCTCGTCTTTACATCCGGGCAAATCCCGATAAATCCGGCTACCGGGGAGCTTGTGACCGGTTCGGTGGAAGAGCAGGCCCACCAAGTTCTGAAAAACGTCAAAGCTGTCCTTGAGGCGGCCGGCGCAAGTCTCGCCAGCGTCGTAAAAACTACGGTCTTTATTAAGGACATGAACGATTTTGCGAAAATCAACGCCGTCTACGCCACTTACTTCACCGCCAACCCGCCGGCTCGTTCCTGCGTCGAAGTGGCCCGCCTGCCCAAAGACGTGTTGGTCGAAATTGAAGCAATCGCTTACGTCGCCGATAAATAAAACCCTTTTATGCTAAGCCTCCCTGGCTACTAGCCCGGGAGGTCTCGCATTTTCGAGGCTTTGCACCAACTCTGGGCGCAATCACACTAAATGAAATTCGGCAATATCTATGTTTCGCCAGGAATGACGCTAAAACTTTGGGGAAAAACTACCATTACTGGGAAAATCGGTGTATAATGTAGATTAACCATAGATTTCTGGTAAAGGAGAGCAAAGATGGCAAGGATTAATGAAAACTATCTGAAACTACCCGGCAGTTATCTCTTTGCCGAAATTGCCCGCCGGGTCAGCAAGTTTAAAACCGAAAACCCTGATGCCGACATTATTCGCCTGGGAATTGGCGATGTAACCCGCCCACTGGCGCCGGCTGTTATTGAAAGCCTGCATAAGGCGGTCGATGAAATGGGACAAGCCGCCACTTTCCGCGGCTATGGCCCTGAGCAATGCTACGAATTCCTGATTGAAAAAATTATCGAAGGCGACTATGCGTCGCGCGGCGTGAAGCTGGATGTGGACGAAGTCTTTGTCAGCGACGGCTCGAAAAGCGATGTCGGCAACATCCAGGAAATTTTCGGCATCGACAATGTCGTGGCCATCACCGACCCTGTTTATCCGGTCTATCTTGACAGCAATGTCATGGCCGGCCGGACCGGCGAGTATAAAGACGGCCGCTTTGAGAAAATCGTTTACCTCCCCTGCAATGCCGAAAACAATTTTGTCCCCGCCCTGCCTAAAGAAAAGGTGGACATGATTTATCTCTGCGTGCCCAATAACCCGACCGGTACTACCTTGTCCAAGGCCGAACTTAAGAAATGGGTAGATTATGCCCGGGAAAACGACGCGATTATTCTCTTTGACTCTGCTTATGAAGCCTATATCCAAGAGCCAGATATTCCTCACAGCATTTACGAAATCGAGGGCGCGAAAGAAGTGGCCATCGAGTTTCGCTCCTTCTCGAAAACAGCCGGCTTCACCGGCACGCGCTGCGCTTACACGGTAGTGCCCAAAACCGTCATGGCCTCCACCGCCGCCGGCGAAAAGTACCCACTCAACAAGCTGTGGAACCGCCGCCAGACGACCAAGTTCAACGGCGTGCCCTACATCGTCCAGCGGGGCGCCGAAGCTGTCTACAGTCCTGAGGGGCAAAAGCAAATCCGCGAAACCATCCAATACTATATGACCAATGCCAAAATCATCCGCGAAGGGCTTGAGAGCGTGGGCCTGCAGGTCTTCGGCGGCGTCAACGCCCCTTATATCTGGCTCAAAACGCCTAACAATCTTGACTCCTGGGCTTTCTTTGACAAACTGCTCAGCGAGGCCCATATCGTCGGCACGCCGGGCTCCGGCTTCGGTCCCTCCGGGTGAGGGCTACTTCCGCCTCACCGCGTTCGGCAGCCGTGAAAATACCGAGCGGGCCATCGAACGCATTAAAACCCGCCTCAAGCTGTAAAGAAAACCGAATATTGAACCACGGAGATAATCATGCCAATAAATTGGCACCACAAACCATGAACGCCCATTTTAACCACGGGAGGACGCAGAGAGCGCGATTTCATCGCGCTAAAAATTAAAATAAAAACTATTTCTCCGCGTCCTCTGCGGTTCCCTATATTCCCCATTTTGAAATTTATACATAGCTCCGTGTCCTCAGTGGTTCGTGCAAAGAAAAAAGTCCTGTCAGCGCATACGCTGACAGGACTTTTTTATTCGGTTGTCGACGCGGCCGCCAGGTTCAGTTCACACTGAGGAAAGTTAAGGGTAGCAAATAAGTCGGCCAGCGTCTCGGCACGGCGGATGAGTTTCACGCTGCCGTCAGGGCGCAGCAAGAGTTCGGCCGAACGCAGTTTGCCGTTGTAGTTGAAGCCCATCGCATGGCCGTGGGCACCGGTGTCATGGATAACGACAATATCGCCGATATCGATGCGGGGCAGCGGACGGTCGATAGCGAATTTATCGTTGTTTTCGCACAGCGAGCCGGTCACGTCGTAAATATGATCAAGCGGCCAATCTTCCTTGCCGGCCACAGTAATGTGGTGATAGGCGCCATACATGCCGGGCCGCATCAGATTGGCCATGCAGGCATCAAGCCCGACGTAATTCTTGTAAATTTCTTTTTTGTGCAGCACCCGCGCCACCAAATAACCATACGGACCGGTGATCATACGGCCGCATTCCATGGCCAGCTTGATCGGATGCAGGCCGTTAGCGACAATCTTAGCCTCATAGGCCTTGCGGATTTCTTCGCCCACATAGAAAAGGTCTACCGGTTGCTGCTCAGGGCGGTAGGGAATGCCAATGCCGCCGCCCAAGTCGATAAACTCAACTTTGATGCCGAGTTTTTGATAAATTTCAATGGCCAGGTCAAACATCATATTGGCCGTTTCGACAAAGCACTGCGGGTTGAGTTCGTTGGAAATGACCATGGTATGCAGGCCGAACCGCTTGACCCCTTTGGCCTGCACGATGCGGTAGGCGTCAAAAATCTGCTGGCGCGTCAAGCCGTATTTGGCCTCTTCCGGCTTGCCGATGATGGTATTGCCCTGCTTAAGGAGCGGTCCGGGATTATAGCGGAATGAGATAATTTCCGGCAGGCCGGCGTGTTTTTCTAAAAACTCGATATGACTGATATCATCCAGGTTGATAATCGCCCCAAGTTGTTTAGCTTTAACATACTCCTCAGCGGGCGTGTCGTTGGAGGAAAAGATAATTTCTTCGCCCGTAATGCCTACCATTTCGGCCAGAACCAGCTCGGCCATCGAACTGCAATCGGCGCCAAAGCCCTCTTCCCGCAGGATCTGCAGGATATACGGATTAGGCGTTGCTTTTACGGCGAAATATTCTTTGAACCCAGGCGCCCAGGCAAACGCGGCCGTCAACTTTCTGGCATTTTCCCTGATACCCTTCTCATCATAAATATGAAAAGGCGTCTTATGCTGGCGAATGATTTCTTCCAATTTTGCTTTAGTAAAGGGGAGCTTTTTCTCTGCCATGTCGAGATACCTCCTAATTAGAATAATGAATGCGGCCGGGAGCGCCTCAGCTAATATGAAAACGGCCTGCGAGTCCATCTCGCAAGCCGCTAAAAATGCTTATGCCAAGCCCTATACTAGCCGTGCAAGATAGCGCTCCACCCGAATTTGCTCGGATGACAGTCTTACCCTTATTTAGCGGCAAGACCAGCAGAAGGCCCTTGGCCATGACCTGCTGCTTCGGCGGATATTCCTTTCTGCACCCTTCATCGCCGGCCTGCTCATGAATGCATACTCTTAATAGCCGCACCTCTATCTCACCATATTTAATTATCGTTTCTAGTATACCGAAGCCAGGCAGGTGTGTCAACACTTTTCCTGCCCTTCCTCCTTCACGGCCGATCCTATTCCCCCAAGTTTGGAAGGCTATTTCAAGCGGCTTTTCGGTTTGGCGACCGCCTTGGCCTTGCCGCCGCTTTTCGCCTGGCGCTTAGTCCCCGTTTTACCCTTGGCCTTGTTTCCCTTCCGGCCGTTGCCGTTATCCGCCTTATCAGCTTCGCCGCGCCCCGGTTCGGCGACCCGGGCCTGGTCGATGGTGCGGTCGGCGGGATTAACGCGCACCACCCGCACGTTTACCGCATCGCCTAGGCGGTAGATGCGCTTACTGCGCTCGCCGATCAGGGCATACTGCTCTTCAATAAACTGGTAGTAGTCGTCATCCATGCTGGACACATGCACCAGACCTTCAACGCCGTTATCCAACTCAACAAACAGGCCAAAGGCGGTAACGCCGCTGATAATGGCGGGAAATTCGTCCCCGACGAACCGGGCCATGTATTCCACTTTCTTAAGGTCTACCGTCTCCCGCTCGGCCTCAGCCGCCGCCCGCTCCCGCTCTGACGAGTGCTGGGCCACGACGGGCAGCATCTTGGCCAGCTTTTCCCGCCGCTTGGCTGACAGTTCGCCGGTAGTGAATGTTTCGCGCAGAATGCGGTGGACGATCAGGTCCGGATAGCGGCGGATCGGCGAAGTAAAATGAGTATAATACCGGGCGGCCAAGCCGAAGTGGCCCAGGTTTTCCGCTTCATAGCGAGCCTGTTTGAGGGAGCGCAGCATAACCGTGCTGATAATCCGCTCTTCCGGCCGGCCGGCAATACGGGTAAGCACTTGCTGCAGGACA from Thermosinus carboxydivorans Nor1 includes:
- a CDS encoding threonine synthase, with protein sequence MRPYRGVNLISGGTANYCRWSNEKNKVSLGEGMTPLIHCDTLGSEIGLPNLYLKDEGIIPSGTFKSRGAAVGVSRAKELGVKALAMPTNGNAGAAWAIYCAKAGIKAYIVMPVDAPAITRNECAIAGAQFYLVNGLISDAGKIVGRAVAKHGWMDASTLKEPYRIEGKKTMGLEIAEQMNWEVPDVILYPTGGGVGLIGIYKALKELQAIGWIGEKMPRLVAVQAAGCAPIVKAYAEKKPASEFWNNASTVAFGITVPKALGDFLVLEAVYNTGGCAVAVSDEEILRAQAEIAAKEGLFICPEGAATLSAAKKLLADGWIKPHEKVVMLNTGTGLKYPDTVRVEVPTLEPDEDIPVA
- a CDS encoding helix-turn-helix transcriptional regulator: MQPLHPKLQALLPVADAIHATVGVYSEVVIHDVTRPEQSVVYIVGNVTNRQVGAPLTDLVLENLRKYGDDCKDILNYGTTTRDGKTLRSSTTFVRDDDGHIIGCLCINVDLTPMLSWKYFLEKSLAVETGAVKETFSNDVSEALNGIIKSILENYHIPVASLPREEKLNIIKQLDEKGVFLVKGAVDQVAATLGVSRYSIYNYLEEVRSHKIRRN
- a CDS encoding RidA family protein; this translates as MLTVVNTANAPAAIGPYSQAIKVGNLVFTSGQIPINPATGELVTGSVEEQAHQVLKNVKAVLEAAGASLASVVKTTVFIKDMNDFAKINAVYATYFTANPPARSCVEVARLPKDVLVEIEAIAYVADK
- a CDS encoding diaminopimelate decarboxylase family protein, giving the protein MAEKKLPFTKAKLEEIIRQHKTPFHIYDEKGIRENARKLTAAFAWAPGFKEYFAVKATPNPYILQILREEGFGADCSSMAELVLAEMVGITGEEIIFSSNDTPAEEYVKAKQLGAIINLDDISHIEFLEKHAGLPEIISFRYNPGPLLKQGNTIIGKPEEAKYGLTRQQIFDAYRIVQAKGVKRFGLHTMVISNELNPQCFVETANMMFDLAIEIYQKLGIKVEFIDLGGGIGIPYRPEQQPVDLFYVGEEIRKAYEAKIVANGLHPIKLAMECGRMITGPYGYLVARVLHKKEIYKNYVGLDACMANLMRPGMYGAYHHITVAGKEDWPLDHIYDVTGSLCENNDKFAIDRPLPRIDIGDIVVIHDTGAHGHAMGFNYNGKLRSAELLLRPDGSVKLIRRAETLADLFATLNFPQCELNLAAASTTE
- a CDS encoding ribonuclease R family protein, which codes for MLPPRLSNGICSLNAGEDRLTLSVHMEIDAGGRIVHYEIFPSVIRVQTRLSYNIVRRILVDGDENLRRQYADLVDHLEEMARLCHILRERRMRRGAIDFDFPEIKVKLDEAGRPVELVKRVRSLAESIIEEFMLAANETVAEHLHRLGVPAVYRVHEEPDTEKMEKLNALLHNFGQRLTTVDDIHPIVLQQVLTRIAGRPEERIISTVMLRSLKQARYEAENLGHFGLAARYYTHFTSPIRRYPDLIVHRILRETFTTGELSAKRREKLAKMLPVVAQHSSERERAAAEAERETVDLKKVEYMARFVGDEFPAIISGVTAFGLFVELDNGVEGLVHVSSMDDDYYQFIEEQYALIGERSKRIYRLGDAVNVRVVRVNPADRTIDQARVAEPGRGEADKADNGNGRKGNKAKGKTGTKRQAKSGGKAKAVAKPKSRLK